The following proteins are co-located in the Silene latifolia isolate original U9 population chromosome 1, ASM4854445v1, whole genome shotgun sequence genome:
- the LOC141600572 gene encoding ABC transporter G family member 39-like isoform X1 has protein sequence MKNDVQKMGREERKALVDAMLIDDDHEKFLIKLRERFDRVGIEIPKIEVRYEHLSVEGNVHIGERARSTLLNATMNTIEVITRIAKLGPSKEKTLKILQDVNGIVRPSRMTLLLGPPSSGKTTLLLALAGKLDNDNVKVSGKVTYNGQELTEFSPKRTSAYISQNDLHYGEMTVKETLDFSAQCLGVGSKQEMLDKVYELEEDMRIEKDVELDTFMKAFSIEGQNKSIITDYVIKILGLDMCADTIVGDDMRRGISGGEKKRLTIGEMLVGPAKFLLMDGMSTGLDSSTTFRICKCISEMVHILDMTTVISLLQPTPETYELFDDIILLSEGQIVYQGPRDRILDFFEYAGFKCPKRKGAADFLQEVTSIKDQEQYWSSKGNQPYRYVSVLEFIQHFNSFEVGQKLMLDLDTPYDKSNAHPNALVKNKYGISNWKLLSVCFSREWLLMKRSSFLYIFKSAQITIMSIATMTAFFRTTMNHKTATDGEKYLGAIFFSLTNFVFNGMAETTLTVMGLPIFYKQRDSLFYPAWAYALPVWVLRIPISFMESALWVIFTYYTVGFAPAVSRFFCQWLAFVCIHQMALSIFRFIGAFGRTIVIATAINMTLMLIIFVLGGFIIAKGDLGPWIKWGYYLSPMMYGQHALVINEFLDDRWSTPNTDLRIKEPTVGKVVLASRDFFEHRYWFWLSIGALLGFSLLFNLLYIAALTYLNPFIGGKASVKDLDGQSKNKKFAASEELNDTDVETRNEKEGLVVDSKTPKKGMVLPFQPLSLAFNHINYYVDTPSEMKSLGYGDDRLQLLKDVSGAFRPGILTALVGVTGAGKTTLMDVLSGRKTSGYIDGNITISGYPKNQATFARICGYCEQIDIHSPNVTVYESLLYSAWLRLSSNIDRKTRQIFIEEVMKLIELEQLKDVVVGLPGINGLSSEQRKRLTIAVELVANPSIIFMDEPTSGLDARAAAIVMRTVRNTVNTGRTVVCTIHQPSIDIFEAFDELLLMKRGGQLTYAGLLGHNSHVLVKYFEAIPGVPKLKEGYNPATWMLDITSPQMEAQLNVDFAELYANSSFYEKNQEIVESLNIPAPGSVDIHFPTQHSQPLGVQFKACFWKQYRSYWQNPSYNGVRFFVMTFMGVMLGLMFWNKGSQMANVQDLMNFVGVMFSAILFLGGSNALNVQAVVASERTVFYRERAAGMYSALPFALAQLVIEMIYLAIGSFVYAILMYSMIGFEWTFTKCFYFYYYIYMCFMYYTVYGMMLVSLTPRPEFAAILMTFFVTLWNLFAGFLLPRTQIPVWWRWYYWASPVAWTMYGLVTSQVGDKSSLIEVPEVGSMPLPIYLKQVFGYDHNFLPFVVVAHLGWVILFFLVFAYGIKVLNFQKR, from the exons GTGATTACTAGGATAGCAAAACTTGGCCCTTCGAAAGAGAAGACGCTTAAGATACTCCAAGATGTCAACGGAATTGTGAGGCCCTCACG GATGACGTTACTTTTGGGACCTCCAAGCTCCGGAAAAACGACATTATTACTAGCTTTGGCAGGGAAGCTAGATAACGATAATGTTAAG GTAAGTGGGAAGGTAACATATAACGGACAAGAGTTAACGGAATTTTCTCCGAAGAGAACATCTGCATACATTAGTCAAAACGACCTTCATTATGGTGAGATGACCGTAAAAGAGACACTTGACTTTTCAGCACAATGCTTAGGTGTTGGTTCCAAACAAGAAATGCTTGACAAGGTTTATGAACTAGAAGAGGATATGAGAATCGAAAAAGATGTTGAACTTGATACTTTTATGAAGGCCTTTTCAATTGAAGGCCAGAATAAAAGCATTATCACTGATTACGTGATAAAG ATCCTTGGCTTGGACATGTGTGCGGACACAATTGTGGGTGATGACATGAGAAGGGGCATTTCTGGTGGTGAAAAGAAGCGACTAACCATAG GAGAAATGTTGGTAGGACCGGCAAAATTTCTTCTGATGGATGGGATGTCAACAGGTTTAGATAGCTCAACTACATTCAGAATATGCAAGTGCATTAGCGAAATGGTCCACATTCTAGACATGACAACCGTCATCTCTCTTTTGCAACCTACTCCTGAGACATACGAATTGTTTGATGATATCATCCTTCTTTCAGAGGGTCAAATCGTGTACCAAGGACCAAGGGACCGTATCCTCGACTTCTTTGAATATGCTGGGTTCAAATGCCCCAAAAGAAAAGGGGCAGCTGACTTTCTTCAAGAAGTTACCTCAATAAAAGACCAAGAACAGTATTGGTCTAGTAAGGGTAATCAGCCTTACAGATACGTCTCTGTGTTGGAGTTTATTCAACATTTCAATTCTTTTGAAGTCGGGCAAAAACTGATGTTGGATCTTGATACTCCTTATGATAAGTCTAACGCTCACCCTAATGCTTTAGTGAAGAATAAGTATGGTATTTCCAATTGGAAACTACTGAGTGTTTGTTTTTCAAGGGAGTGGTTATTGATGAAAAGAAGTTCATTTCTTTATATATTCAAGAGTGCCCAAATAACAATAATGTCAATTGCTACGATGACTGCCTTCTTTAGGACAACAATGAACCATAAAACGGCGACAGATGGGGAAAAATACCTGGGAGCTATCTTCTTTAGTCTCACAAATTTCGTGTTCAATGGAATGGCAGAAACTACATTGACAGTAATGGGGCTCCCTATATTTTATAAACAAAGAGATTCTTTGTTTTATCCAGCTTGGGCTTATGCATTACCAGTTTGGGTCCTCCGGATTCCTATATCATTTATGGAATCGGCTCTTTGGGTAATTTTTACTTATTACACAGTTGGGTTTGCTCCGGCTGTTAGTAG ATTCTTCTGCCAGTGGCTTGCTTTCGTTTGTATCCATCAAATGGCTTTATCCATATTTCGTTTTATTGGTGCCTTCGGAAGGACGATTGTGATTGCTACTGCTATCAATATGACCCTTATGTTGATTATTTTTGTCCTTGGCGGTTTCATCATTGCCAAAG GTGACCTCGGCCCTTGGATCAAATGGGGATATTATCTTTCTCCTATGATGTATGGACAACATGCTTTGGTTATTAATGAATTTCTCGACGATAGATGGAGCACG CCAAATACAGACTTGAGAATTAAAGAACCAACAGTTGGCAAAGTTGTACTTGCATCACGAGACTTCTTTGAACATCGATATTGGTTTTGGCTTAGCATTGGGGCACTCCTTGGCTTTTCTCTTCTCTTCAACCTTTTATACATTGCGGCATTGACTTACTTAAATC CTTTCATTGGTGGAAAAGCCTCGGTGAAAGATCTCGACGGTCAatccaaaaataaaaaatttgcCGCTTCTGAAGAACTTAATGACACAGATGTTGAGACACGAAATGAGAAAGAGGGTTTAGTTGTAGATAGCAAAACACCAAAAAAGGGAATGGTTCTACCTTTTCAGCCTCTTTCTCTAGCATTCAATCACATCAATTACTATGTGGATACCCCATCT GAGATGAAAAGTTTAGGCTATGGGGATGATCGCTTACAGTTGTTAAAAGACGTGAGTGGAGCATTTAGGCCAGGCATATTAACAGCACTTGTGGGCGTAACGGGAGCTGGAAAGACAACTCTAATGGATGTGTTGAGTGGGAGAAAAACAAGTGGTTATATTGATGGCAACATCACTATCTCTGGTTATCCAAAGAATCAGGCAACATTTGCTCGAATATGTGGTTACTGTGAACAAATCGACATTCACTCTCCTAATGTCACAGTCTATGAATCCCTCTTATACTCCGCTTGGCTTCGTCTTTCTTCAAATATTGACAGAAAAACAAGACAG ATATTTATTGAAGAAGTAATGAAATTGATTGAGCTCGAGCAGCTGAAAGATGTGGTAGTTGGCTTACCAGGGATAAATGGACTGTCAAGTGAACAAAGGAAGAGATTAACAATTGCAGTAGAGTTAGTTGCAAACCCTTCCATTATATTCATGGATGAGCCAACATCTGGCCTTGATGCCAGGGCTGCTGCAATTGTTATGCGCACGGTTAGGAACACTGTTAATACTGGTAGAACTGTAGTCTGTACTATCCATCAACCCAGCATAGACATCTTTGAGGCCTTTGATGAG CTCCTATTGATGAAGAGAGGAGGACAACTAACTTACGCTGGACTGCTTGGACATAATTCTCATGTACTTGTTAAATACTTTGAG GCCATCCCTGGAGTTCCCAAATTAAAAGAGGGTTACAATCCAGCCACATGGATGCTTGATATAACTTCCCCTCAGATGGAAGCTCAATTAAATGTAGATTTTGCCGAGCTTTATGCTAATTCctcattttatga GAAAAATCAAGAAATAGTTGAATCACTTAATATTCCGGCGCCAGGTTCGGTGGATATCCACTTCCCAACTCAACACTCTCAGCCACTTGGTGTTCAATTTAAAGCATGTTTTTGGAAGCAATATAGGTCTTATTGGCAAAATCCATCATACAATGGTGTACGTTTCTTTGTGATGACATTCATGGGTGTTATGCTCGGTCTTATGTTCTGGAACAAGGGAAGTCAAAT GGCAAATGTACAAGATTTGATGAACTTTGTAGGAGTGATGTTTTCTGCCATCCTTTTCCTGGGTGGAAGTAATGCCTTAAATGTCCAAGCTGTTGTTGCGAGTGAGAGAACTGTTTTCTACCGCGAAAGAGCTGCAGGAATGTACTCAGCTCTACCATTTGCCCTAGCTCAG CTAGTTATAGAGATGATTTACCTCGCAATTGGATCATTCGTCTATGCCATTCTCATGTACTCGATGATTGGATTTGAGTGGACATTTACCAAATGCTTCTACTTCTATTACTACATCTATATGTGCTTTATGTACTACACGGTGTACGGAATGATGCTTGTTTCACTGACGCCACGGCCAGAATTTGCAGCCATTTTGATGACTTTCTTTGTTACCTTGTGGAATCTATTTGCTGGGTTTTTGCTTCCTAGAACG CAAATACCGGTATGGTGGAGGTGGTACTACTGGGCATCCCCAGTGGCATGGACAATGTATGGGTTAGTGACATCACAAGTGGGCGACAAAAGTTCGCTTATTGAAGTGCCTGAAGTTGGAAGTATGCCCTTGCCTATTTACCTGAAACAAGTCTTTGGTTATGATCATAATTTTCTACCCTTTGTAGTAGTTGCTCATCTTGGTTGGGTTATCCTCTTCTTTCTTGTCTTTGCTTATGGCATCAAGGTCCTCAACTTCCAAAAAAGATAG
- the LOC141600572 gene encoding ABC transporter G family member 39-like isoform X2, which yields MCADTIVGDDMRRGISGGEKKRLTIGEMLVGPAKFLLMDGMSTGLDSSTTFRICKCISEMVHILDMTTVISLLQPTPETYELFDDIILLSEGQIVYQGPRDRILDFFEYAGFKCPKRKGAADFLQEVTSIKDQEQYWSSKGNQPYRYVSVLEFIQHFNSFEVGQKLMLDLDTPYDKSNAHPNALVKNKYGISNWKLLSVCFSREWLLMKRSSFLYIFKSAQITIMSIATMTAFFRTTMNHKTATDGEKYLGAIFFSLTNFVFNGMAETTLTVMGLPIFYKQRDSLFYPAWAYALPVWVLRIPISFMESALWVIFTYYTVGFAPAVSRFFCQWLAFVCIHQMALSIFRFIGAFGRTIVIATAINMTLMLIIFVLGGFIIAKGDLGPWIKWGYYLSPMMYGQHALVINEFLDDRWSTPNTDLRIKEPTVGKVVLASRDFFEHRYWFWLSIGALLGFSLLFNLLYIAALTYLNPFIGGKASVKDLDGQSKNKKFAASEELNDTDVETRNEKEGLVVDSKTPKKGMVLPFQPLSLAFNHINYYVDTPSEMKSLGYGDDRLQLLKDVSGAFRPGILTALVGVTGAGKTTLMDVLSGRKTSGYIDGNITISGYPKNQATFARICGYCEQIDIHSPNVTVYESLLYSAWLRLSSNIDRKTRQIFIEEVMKLIELEQLKDVVVGLPGINGLSSEQRKRLTIAVELVANPSIIFMDEPTSGLDARAAAIVMRTVRNTVNTGRTVVCTIHQPSIDIFEAFDELLLMKRGGQLTYAGLLGHNSHVLVKYFEAIPGVPKLKEGYNPATWMLDITSPQMEAQLNVDFAELYANSSFYEKNQEIVESLNIPAPGSVDIHFPTQHSQPLGVQFKACFWKQYRSYWQNPSYNGVRFFVMTFMGVMLGLMFWNKGSQMANVQDLMNFVGVMFSAILFLGGSNALNVQAVVASERTVFYRERAAGMYSALPFALAQLVIEMIYLAIGSFVYAILMYSMIGFEWTFTKCFYFYYYIYMCFMYYTVYGMMLVSLTPRPEFAAILMTFFVTLWNLFAGFLLPRTQIPVWWRWYYWASPVAWTMYGLVTSQVGDKSSLIEVPEVGSMPLPIYLKQVFGYDHNFLPFVVVAHLGWVILFFLVFAYGIKVLNFQKR from the exons ATGTGTGCGGACACAATTGTGGGTGATGACATGAGAAGGGGCATTTCTGGTGGTGAAAAGAAGCGACTAACCATAG GAGAAATGTTGGTAGGACCGGCAAAATTTCTTCTGATGGATGGGATGTCAACAGGTTTAGATAGCTCAACTACATTCAGAATATGCAAGTGCATTAGCGAAATGGTCCACATTCTAGACATGACAACCGTCATCTCTCTTTTGCAACCTACTCCTGAGACATACGAATTGTTTGATGATATCATCCTTCTTTCAGAGGGTCAAATCGTGTACCAAGGACCAAGGGACCGTATCCTCGACTTCTTTGAATATGCTGGGTTCAAATGCCCCAAAAGAAAAGGGGCAGCTGACTTTCTTCAAGAAGTTACCTCAATAAAAGACCAAGAACAGTATTGGTCTAGTAAGGGTAATCAGCCTTACAGATACGTCTCTGTGTTGGAGTTTATTCAACATTTCAATTCTTTTGAAGTCGGGCAAAAACTGATGTTGGATCTTGATACTCCTTATGATAAGTCTAACGCTCACCCTAATGCTTTAGTGAAGAATAAGTATGGTATTTCCAATTGGAAACTACTGAGTGTTTGTTTTTCAAGGGAGTGGTTATTGATGAAAAGAAGTTCATTTCTTTATATATTCAAGAGTGCCCAAATAACAATAATGTCAATTGCTACGATGACTGCCTTCTTTAGGACAACAATGAACCATAAAACGGCGACAGATGGGGAAAAATACCTGGGAGCTATCTTCTTTAGTCTCACAAATTTCGTGTTCAATGGAATGGCAGAAACTACATTGACAGTAATGGGGCTCCCTATATTTTATAAACAAAGAGATTCTTTGTTTTATCCAGCTTGGGCTTATGCATTACCAGTTTGGGTCCTCCGGATTCCTATATCATTTATGGAATCGGCTCTTTGGGTAATTTTTACTTATTACACAGTTGGGTTTGCTCCGGCTGTTAGTAG ATTCTTCTGCCAGTGGCTTGCTTTCGTTTGTATCCATCAAATGGCTTTATCCATATTTCGTTTTATTGGTGCCTTCGGAAGGACGATTGTGATTGCTACTGCTATCAATATGACCCTTATGTTGATTATTTTTGTCCTTGGCGGTTTCATCATTGCCAAAG GTGACCTCGGCCCTTGGATCAAATGGGGATATTATCTTTCTCCTATGATGTATGGACAACATGCTTTGGTTATTAATGAATTTCTCGACGATAGATGGAGCACG CCAAATACAGACTTGAGAATTAAAGAACCAACAGTTGGCAAAGTTGTACTTGCATCACGAGACTTCTTTGAACATCGATATTGGTTTTGGCTTAGCATTGGGGCACTCCTTGGCTTTTCTCTTCTCTTCAACCTTTTATACATTGCGGCATTGACTTACTTAAATC CTTTCATTGGTGGAAAAGCCTCGGTGAAAGATCTCGACGGTCAatccaaaaataaaaaatttgcCGCTTCTGAAGAACTTAATGACACAGATGTTGAGACACGAAATGAGAAAGAGGGTTTAGTTGTAGATAGCAAAACACCAAAAAAGGGAATGGTTCTACCTTTTCAGCCTCTTTCTCTAGCATTCAATCACATCAATTACTATGTGGATACCCCATCT GAGATGAAAAGTTTAGGCTATGGGGATGATCGCTTACAGTTGTTAAAAGACGTGAGTGGAGCATTTAGGCCAGGCATATTAACAGCACTTGTGGGCGTAACGGGAGCTGGAAAGACAACTCTAATGGATGTGTTGAGTGGGAGAAAAACAAGTGGTTATATTGATGGCAACATCACTATCTCTGGTTATCCAAAGAATCAGGCAACATTTGCTCGAATATGTGGTTACTGTGAACAAATCGACATTCACTCTCCTAATGTCACAGTCTATGAATCCCTCTTATACTCCGCTTGGCTTCGTCTTTCTTCAAATATTGACAGAAAAACAAGACAG ATATTTATTGAAGAAGTAATGAAATTGATTGAGCTCGAGCAGCTGAAAGATGTGGTAGTTGGCTTACCAGGGATAAATGGACTGTCAAGTGAACAAAGGAAGAGATTAACAATTGCAGTAGAGTTAGTTGCAAACCCTTCCATTATATTCATGGATGAGCCAACATCTGGCCTTGATGCCAGGGCTGCTGCAATTGTTATGCGCACGGTTAGGAACACTGTTAATACTGGTAGAACTGTAGTCTGTACTATCCATCAACCCAGCATAGACATCTTTGAGGCCTTTGATGAG CTCCTATTGATGAAGAGAGGAGGACAACTAACTTACGCTGGACTGCTTGGACATAATTCTCATGTACTTGTTAAATACTTTGAG GCCATCCCTGGAGTTCCCAAATTAAAAGAGGGTTACAATCCAGCCACATGGATGCTTGATATAACTTCCCCTCAGATGGAAGCTCAATTAAATGTAGATTTTGCCGAGCTTTATGCTAATTCctcattttatga GAAAAATCAAGAAATAGTTGAATCACTTAATATTCCGGCGCCAGGTTCGGTGGATATCCACTTCCCAACTCAACACTCTCAGCCACTTGGTGTTCAATTTAAAGCATGTTTTTGGAAGCAATATAGGTCTTATTGGCAAAATCCATCATACAATGGTGTACGTTTCTTTGTGATGACATTCATGGGTGTTATGCTCGGTCTTATGTTCTGGAACAAGGGAAGTCAAAT GGCAAATGTACAAGATTTGATGAACTTTGTAGGAGTGATGTTTTCTGCCATCCTTTTCCTGGGTGGAAGTAATGCCTTAAATGTCCAAGCTGTTGTTGCGAGTGAGAGAACTGTTTTCTACCGCGAAAGAGCTGCAGGAATGTACTCAGCTCTACCATTTGCCCTAGCTCAG CTAGTTATAGAGATGATTTACCTCGCAATTGGATCATTCGTCTATGCCATTCTCATGTACTCGATGATTGGATTTGAGTGGACATTTACCAAATGCTTCTACTTCTATTACTACATCTATATGTGCTTTATGTACTACACGGTGTACGGAATGATGCTTGTTTCACTGACGCCACGGCCAGAATTTGCAGCCATTTTGATGACTTTCTTTGTTACCTTGTGGAATCTATTTGCTGGGTTTTTGCTTCCTAGAACG CAAATACCGGTATGGTGGAGGTGGTACTACTGGGCATCCCCAGTGGCATGGACAATGTATGGGTTAGTGACATCACAAGTGGGCGACAAAAGTTCGCTTATTGAAGTGCCTGAAGTTGGAAGTATGCCCTTGCCTATTTACCTGAAACAAGTCTTTGGTTATGATCATAATTTTCTACCCTTTGTAGTAGTTGCTCATCTTGGTTGGGTTATCCTCTTCTTTCTTGTCTTTGCTTATGGCATCAAGGTCCTCAACTTCCAAAAAAGATAG